A single genomic interval of halophilic archaeon DL31 harbors:
- a CDS encoding PfkB domain protein (PFAM: Carbohydrate/purine kinase~KEGG: hla:Hlac_0463 PfkB domain protein) yields the protein MTEIVSFGEATLRLRAPRGRQLTRTERFDAAAGGPECNTAVAASELGADAVWLSRLPDSPLGRRVVAELRSHGVRTGVSWGNGDEKLATAFVDAGAAPRGRTEIYHDHESAFTSVRAGNLPLGVVQDATYFYLTGTTPARSKRAAAATKTLLETAAEADTTVCFDLRYRERDWSREEARSACKSLFPHVNVLFATLEEAGSVFDEEGDPVEVAHAMRTSFGLETVVLTHGDGGALVAHGDEVHEADAIKGETVDAAGSADAFVGAFLARRGAGHGVADALGWATAAGALAKTLDGDAVDVPRDRVEQLAAGQSESR from the coding sequence ATGACTGAGATCGTGAGCTTCGGCGAGGCGACGTTGCGGCTCCGGGCGCCACGCGGCCGCCAGTTGACGCGGACCGAGCGCTTCGACGCCGCCGCGGGCGGTCCGGAGTGCAACACCGCGGTCGCTGCCTCCGAGTTGGGTGCCGACGCCGTCTGGCTCTCTCGGCTCCCCGACTCGCCGCTGGGCCGCCGCGTCGTCGCTGAACTCCGGAGTCACGGTGTCCGCACGGGCGTTTCCTGGGGCAACGGTGACGAGAAACTGGCCACCGCGTTCGTCGACGCAGGCGCGGCGCCTCGCGGACGGACCGAAATCTACCACGACCACGAGAGCGCCTTCACCAGCGTCCGCGCCGGGAACCTCCCCCTGGGAGTCGTCCAGGATGCGACGTACTTCTACCTGACCGGCACGACGCCGGCACGCTCGAAGCGGGCAGCCGCGGCGACGAAAACCCTGCTCGAAACGGCCGCCGAGGCCGATACTACCGTCTGCTTCGACCTTCGCTACCGGGAGCGGGACTGGTCCCGCGAGGAGGCTCGCTCAGCCTGTAAATCGCTGTTCCCTCACGTCAACGTGCTGTTCGCCACGCTCGAGGAGGCTGGATCAGTGTTCGACGAGGAGGGTGACCCCGTCGAGGTCGCCCACGCGATGCGGACCAGTTTCGGCTTGGAGACGGTGGTGCTCACCCACGGCGACGGCGGCGCGCTGGTGGCCCACGGCGACGAGGTGCACGAGGCCGACGCCATCAAGGGCGAGACCGTCGACGCAGCGGGGAGTGCAGACGCGTTCGTCGGCGCCTTCCTCGCACGGCGCGGCGCAGGTCACGGCGTCGCTGACGCGCTCGGCTGGGCGACGGCCGCGGGCGCGCTCGCGAAGACGCTCGATGGCGACGCCGTCGACGTCCCCCGCGACCGGGTCGAGCAGCTCGCCGCGGGACAGAGCGAGAGCCGCTGA
- a CDS encoding protease htpX (KEGG: hwa:HQ3431A heat shock protein HtpX~HAMAP: protease htpX~PFAM: Peptidase M48, Ste24p) → MEWKTDWSLRGRMVLTMLLLGLLYVVFMGVLWFYTGSLLVVILFFGAFSFVQFFFSDKLALYSMGAKEVSEQEYPELHRTIERLCQQADLPKPTVAVADTRIPNAFAAGRSKKSSTVCVTRGLLQTLDSAEMEGVLAHELAHVKNRDVMVMTIASFLSTLAFMVVRFGFLFGGGRNRQGGGQVLVAIAASFAVWVLSYILIRALSRYREFAADRGAAAITGNPSALASALLTIDGRMDNVPDEDLREASEMNAFFIIPIRSGFIGRLFSTHPSTEKRVERLRDLERELETR, encoded by the coding sequence ATGGAGTGGAAAACGGACTGGAGCCTGCGCGGGCGGATGGTCCTGACGATGTTGCTGTTAGGACTACTCTACGTCGTCTTCATGGGCGTGCTCTGGTTCTACACCGGGAGCCTGCTGGTCGTGATACTGTTTTTCGGGGCGTTCTCGTTCGTCCAGTTCTTCTTCAGCGACAAACTCGCGCTCTACAGCATGGGTGCAAAGGAAGTCAGCGAACAGGAGTACCCCGAACTCCACCGCACCATCGAACGGCTCTGCCAGCAGGCCGACCTGCCCAAGCCGACCGTCGCCGTCGCCGACACCCGTATCCCCAACGCGTTCGCAGCGGGGCGGTCGAAGAAGTCGTCGACGGTCTGTGTGACCCGTGGGCTGCTCCAAACCCTCGACAGCGCGGAGATGGAGGGTGTCCTGGCCCACGAACTCGCCCACGTGAAGAACCGCGACGTGATGGTGATGACTATCGCCTCGTTTCTCTCGACGCTGGCGTTCATGGTCGTCCGCTTTGGCTTCCTCTTCGGCGGCGGCCGGAACCGGCAGGGTGGCGGCCAGGTTCTGGTGGCCATCGCCGCCTCCTTTGCCGTCTGGGTACTCTCGTACATCCTCATTCGGGCGCTCTCGCGCTACCGTGAGTTCGCCGCCGACCGCGGCGCGGCGGCCATCACGGGCAACCCCAGCGCGCTGGCGTCGGCGCTGCTCACCATCGACGGCCGGATGGACAACGTCCCCGACGAAGACCTCCGGGAGGCCTCGGAGATGAACGCATTCTTCATCATCCCTATCCGGTCAGGGTTCATCGGGCGGCTGTTCAGCACCCACCCGAGTACAGAGAAGCGCGTCGAGCGCCTGCGCGACCTCGAACGCGAACTCGAGACGCGGTAA
- a CDS encoding fumarylacetoacetate (FAA) hydrolase (PFAM: Fumarylacetoacetase, C-terminal-like~KEGG: hje:HacjB3_05970 fumarylacetoacetate (FAA) hydrolase), whose product MRVARLRTADGVVEGEYENGVVTTEDDSYTVDDDGDLLPPCAPSAVYCIGRNYAKNLEQKGYDRPAQPTFFIKPPVSVIPHGTPIPYPTFSEELTYAGELVAVLDETCHDFSPDEAADHVRGYTIMNDVDALDQPDLPSRKAFDGSGPLGPCLATDVDPTDLEMYTEINGERRQEATTDLMLWDVYELLSFLSERFTFQPGDAVAFGSPGNPGTIEPGDEIEMYYEEIGTLRNTVAPPRR is encoded by the coding sequence ATGCGAGTTGCACGCCTGCGCACCGCGGACGGTGTCGTCGAAGGGGAGTACGAGAACGGCGTTGTCACCACCGAAGACGACAGCTACACGGTCGACGACGACGGCGACCTGCTCCCGCCCTGTGCGCCCTCGGCGGTCTACTGCATCGGCCGGAACTACGCCAAAAACCTCGAGCAGAAGGGGTACGACCGCCCCGCGCAGCCGACGTTCTTCATCAAGCCGCCAGTTTCGGTGATTCCTCACGGCACACCGATTCCCTACCCCACCTTCTCGGAGGAACTGACCTACGCCGGCGAACTGGTCGCCGTCCTGGACGAGACGTGTCACGACTTTAGTCCCGACGAGGCGGCCGACCACGTCCGCGGCTACACCATCATGAACGACGTGGACGCGCTGGACCAGCCCGACCTCCCCTCGCGCAAGGCGTTCGACGGGTCGGGGCCGCTCGGCCCCTGTCTGGCGACGGACGTGGACCCGACGGATCTCGAGATGTACACGGAAATCAACGGCGAGCGCCGACAGGAAGCCACCACCGACCTGATGCTCTGGGACGTCTATGAACTGCTCTCCTTTCTCTCCGAGCGGTTCACGTTCCAGCCCGGCGACGCCGTCGCGTTCGGCAGTCCCGGGAACCCGGGCACCATCGAACCCGGCGACGAAATCGAGATGTACTACGAGGAGATTGGGACGCTGCGAAACACCGTGGCGCCGCCGCGACGGTAG
- a CDS encoding hypothetical protein (KEGG: hmu:Hmuk_1133 hypothetical protein) has protein sequence MGRYGDIEYPKAVKGGVLLGLTLLLVGEAGGYASGYVSMPGWEQTMFFDLAIVGLLVFIISPVLFGLVLPLTE, from the coding sequence ATGGGACGATACGGCGATATCGAGTATCCGAAAGCAGTGAAAGGTGGCGTGCTGCTGGGGCTCACGCTCCTGCTGGTCGGCGAGGCGGGCGGCTACGCCAGCGGGTACGTCTCGATGCCGGGCTGGGAACAGACGATGTTTTTCGACCTCGCAATCGTCGGCCTGCTGGTGTTCATCATCAGCCCGGTCCTCTTCGGCCTGGTGCTCCCGCTGACCGAATAA
- a CDS encoding Dihydrolipoyl dehydrogenase (KEGG: hbo:Hbor_26630 pyruvate/2-oxoglutarate dehydrogenase complex, dihydrolipoamide dehydrogenase component~PFAM: FAD-dependent pyridine nucleotide-disulphide oxidoreductase; Pyridine nucleotide-disulphide oxidoreductase, dimerisation) — translation MHVVIIGAYGSAGVSVADRLVDHVGEEITRLTLVDNGEPGGGLCILRGCMPSKEIISAAAHRYQARSDDRLDGSAPEMDLTSIVATKDQHINNFARHRRNHVHELTEHDGVELVRGTARFVDAETVELYEGRTVTGESPDQIQTDDEPSRTIDADYTAVCTGSRLNVPDIDGIDDVSYLDSADVLDATELPDSGIVMGFGYVGMEMAPYLAEAGVDLTVIEHDDRPLDHAPQEFGDEAMAIYREEFDIDILTGTREKRLEPTEDGGVRLYCESQAGSERAVEADQLFLFTGRRPSVDRLGLENAGISADPGFVEDTMQAADAETVFFAGDVNGKEPLLHIAKEQGQLTGQNILNDARGEGLQAYEFTPHHVMFAGAGVYPYARVGHTAETAREEFDDPIVTRRRAEDDGVFKTKDAPLGLAEMVVAPDGTVVGYQGLHYHADVMAKTLQLAVEMELDVREIPDRAFHPTTPEILDGLMREAKAELPE, via the coding sequence ATGCACGTCGTCATCATCGGTGCCTACGGCAGCGCAGGCGTTTCCGTCGCCGACCGTCTCGTCGACCACGTTGGTGAGGAGATCACCCGTCTCACGCTCGTCGACAACGGCGAGCCCGGCGGTGGGCTCTGCATCCTCCGGGGCTGTATGCCCTCCAAGGAGATCATCTCCGCCGCCGCCCACCGCTACCAGGCCCGCTCGGACGACCGCCTCGACGGGTCCGCGCCGGAGATGGACCTCACCTCCATCGTCGCCACGAAAGACCAGCACATCAACAACTTCGCGCGCCACCGCCGCAACCACGTGCACGAACTCACAGAGCACGACGGCGTGGAGTTGGTTCGTGGCACCGCGCGCTTCGTCGACGCCGAGACAGTCGAACTGTACGAAGGTCGAACCGTTACAGGAGAGAGTCCCGACCAGATTCAGACCGACGACGAACCGAGCCGGACTATCGACGCCGACTACACCGCCGTCTGTACCGGGAGCAGGCTCAACGTCCCCGATATCGACGGCATCGACGACGTGAGTTACCTCGACTCGGCGGACGTACTCGATGCGACCGAACTCCCCGACTCGGGGATCGTGATGGGCTTTGGCTACGTCGGCATGGAGATGGCGCCCTATCTCGCGGAGGCGGGCGTGGACCTGACGGTCATCGAGCACGACGACCGGCCGCTGGATCACGCCCCGCAGGAGTTCGGTGACGAGGCGATGGCGATCTACCGCGAGGAGTTCGACATCGACATCCTGACCGGCACCCGGGAGAAGCGACTCGAACCCACCGAGGACGGCGGTGTTCGGCTATACTGTGAGTCACAAGCCGGCTCTGAGCGTGCTGTCGAGGCCGACCAACTGTTTCTCTTTACTGGTCGTCGTCCCAGCGTCGACCGTCTCGGACTGGAAAACGCCGGAATCAGCGCCGACCCGGGGTTCGTCGAGGACACCATGCAGGCGGCGGACGCAGAGACCGTCTTCTTCGCCGGCGACGTGAACGGAAAGGAGCCGCTGCTCCACATCGCCAAGGAGCAGGGCCAACTCACCGGCCAAAACATCCTCAACGACGCTCGCGGCGAGGGGCTACAAGCGTACGAGTTCACACCCCACCACGTGATGTTTGCAGGCGCCGGGGTCTACCCCTACGCACGAGTGGGCCACACCGCCGAAACCGCTCGTGAGGAATTCGACGACCCCATTGTCACTCGGCGCCGCGCCGAAGACGACGGTGTGTTCAAAACGAAAGACGCACCGCTGGGACTGGCAGAGATGGTCGTCGCCCCCGACGGGACAGTCGTCGGCTATCAGGGGCTCCACTACCACGCCGACGTGATGGCCAAGACGCTGCAGTTGGCCGTGGAGATGGAACTCGATGTCCGGGAGATTCCCGACCGCGCGTTCCACCCGACGACGCCCGAAATCCTCGACGGCCTCATGCGCGAGGCGAAGGCGGAACTCCCGGAGTAG